A single genomic interval of Brevibacillus brevis harbors:
- a CDS encoding electron transfer flavoprotein subunit beta/FixA family protein, with translation MNILVLLKQTFDTEEKIVIQNGQINEEGIEFIVNPYDEYAVEEAVKLKEENGAEVTVITVGPERAEGALRTAIAMGADKAILVDPGETEADEYTIARLITAAIKDQSFDLILGGNMSVDTGGGQVAIRVAEALGIPHISTITKLTIDGDRATVERDVEGDMEVIVVSLPFLATAQQGLNEPRYPSLPGIMKAKKKPMERLTPEDLALAIDERKARTTIVEQYLPAKKQAGRLMNGEIKEQVTELAQLLRTEAKVI, from the coding sequence ATGAACATTTTAGTCTTGTTAAAACAAACCTTTGATACCGAAGAAAAAATCGTGATTCAGAACGGGCAGATCAATGAAGAAGGCATCGAGTTTATCGTGAATCCTTATGACGAGTATGCTGTCGAGGAAGCAGTCAAGCTCAAGGAAGAAAACGGAGCAGAGGTCACCGTGATCACCGTTGGCCCAGAACGTGCGGAGGGCGCACTTCGAACCGCAATTGCGATGGGAGCGGATAAAGCGATACTCGTCGATCCAGGTGAAACCGAAGCTGATGAATATACGATTGCTCGCTTGATCACAGCAGCCATCAAGGATCAGTCATTTGATTTGATTCTTGGGGGCAATATGTCAGTAGATACGGGGGGAGGACAGGTTGCGATTCGGGTTGCAGAGGCCCTGGGTATCCCACATATATCCACGATTACGAAGCTTACAATCGATGGCGACAGAGCTACGGTCGAAAGAGACGTAGAAGGCGATATGGAGGTCATCGTAGTAAGTCTTCCATTCTTGGCGACAGCTCAGCAAGGGTTAAATGAGCCGCGCTATCCGTCTTTGCCAGGCATTATGAAAGCGAAGAAAAAGCCAATGGAGCGCTTGACTCCGGAAGATTTGGCTCTCGCCATTGATGAGAGAAAGGCCCGCACAACGATTGTCGAGCAGTATTTACCAGCCAAGAAGCAAGCAGGTCGCCTAATGAACGGAGAAATCAAGGAACAGGTAACCGAATTGGCACAGCTGCTGCGCACAGAAGCGAAGGTCATATAA
- a CDS encoding electron transfer flavoprotein subunit alpha/FixB family protein translates to MSKKVLVFTEVKDGKLRNVSLEVLTVANQVAAGGEVIAALFSPNAEAYVQDISKYGATTLYITKNEALSTGTSEAYSQAFMQLIHEVQPDAVLVGHTSLGKDISPRVAAKCGAGLISDCTAVETNGEQITFVRPIYAGKAFQKKNFQEGMVFATLRPNNFEIIETAVQTTLVEFQPEITDLRTIIKEVVRKTASGIDLSEAKIIVAGGRGVKSAEGFQPLQELAQALGGAVGASRGACDADYCDYSLQIGQTGKVVTPDLYIACGISGAIQHLAGMSNSKIIVAINKDPEAPIFQIADYGIVGDLFEVVPLLTEELKKVLVS, encoded by the coding sequence ATGAGCAAAAAGGTTCTGGTGTTTACCGAAGTAAAGGACGGAAAATTACGAAATGTATCTCTCGAGGTGCTAACTGTCGCGAATCAGGTCGCGGCAGGAGGAGAAGTCATCGCGGCGCTGTTCTCGCCGAATGCGGAGGCGTATGTGCAGGATATCAGCAAATACGGAGCCACTACCTTGTATATAACGAAAAACGAAGCGCTATCTACGGGTACTTCTGAGGCGTATAGCCAAGCATTTATGCAACTCATTCACGAAGTGCAACCAGACGCCGTCTTGGTTGGTCATACCTCATTGGGAAAAGATATCTCTCCAAGAGTGGCAGCCAAATGCGGAGCGGGACTCATTTCAGATTGTACGGCTGTAGAGACAAACGGAGAGCAAATCACGTTTGTTCGTCCGATCTATGCGGGGAAAGCGTTTCAGAAAAAGAACTTCCAAGAAGGAATGGTGTTCGCAACCCTGCGCCCCAATAATTTTGAAATCATAGAGACGGCGGTGCAAACTACACTCGTAGAATTTCAGCCAGAAATCACTGATCTTCGTACCATCATCAAGGAAGTCGTGCGAAAAACAGCAAGTGGTATCGATCTCAGCGAGGCCAAGATCATCGTCGCGGGTGGGCGTGGTGTGAAAAGCGCGGAAGGCTTTCAACCACTGCAAGAATTGGCTCAAGCACTTGGTGGAGCAGTGGGAGCCTCCCGGGGAGCTTGTGATGCCGATTACTGCGATTACTCCTTGCAAATCGGACAAACAGGAAAAGTAGTAACACCCGATCTGTATATTGCGTGTGGCATCTCAGGTGCTATTCAACACTTGGCGGGGATGTCAAATTCAAAGATAATCGTGGCCATTAACAAAGACCCGGAAGCCCCAATCTTTCAAATTGCCGACTACGGAATCGTGGGAGACTTGTTTGAAGTCGTTCCACTGTTGACGGAAGAATTGAAGAAAGTGCTCGTATCGTAA
- a CDS encoding aldehyde dehydrogenase family protein, with translation MVDVTEQIQQVFELQKKQQHVAKGTSAAERIQKLQKLKTAIRTHTPAILQALQQDLEKPSFEAVTTEVLGVIQEIDRFIANLEQWMQPVEVDTQSVGHWQ, from the coding sequence ATGGTTGATGTTACGGAGCAAATTCAGCAAGTATTCGAATTGCAAAAGAAACAGCAGCATGTTGCCAAAGGAACAAGTGCCGCAGAACGTATCCAAAAATTACAGAAACTAAAAACAGCCATTCGTACGCATACGCCAGCTATTTTACAAGCGCTCCAGCAAGATTTGGAGAAGCCCTCTTTTGAAGCCGTGACAACAGAAGTACTCGGCGTTATTCAGGAGATTGATCGGTTTATCGCCAACTTGGAACAATGGATGCAGCCTGTCGAAGTCGATACGCAAAGCGTGGGGCATTGGCAGTAG
- a CDS encoding zinc-binding dehydrogenase, with translation MREITKGGTNVSIEALGIQETFLNALLSLTKRGRHVQIGMSSNPNGGLTPVPINFLLRQEAQIIGSIGMPLPEFSTMLRLVKSGRLAPGKLVTKTISLEENHASFEEMNTYAGVGVTVINKFLDELPCFTDHRSCRSDGLGVFPNVYK, from the coding sequence GTGCGCGAAATAACAAAAGGCGGTACGAACGTCTCCATTGAAGCGCTTGGTATCCAAGAAACGTTTTTAAATGCGCTCTTGAGTCTCACAAAACGGGGAAGACATGTCCAGATTGGCATGAGCTCGAATCCGAACGGCGGTCTTACTCCCGTCCCTATTAACTTTTTGCTCCGGCAAGAAGCGCAGATTATCGGGTCGATCGGCATGCCTTTGCCTGAATTTTCAACGATGCTTCGTTTAGTGAAAAGCGGGCGTCTTGCCCCTGGGAAACTGGTCACGAAAACAATCTCCTTGGAAGAGAACCATGCATCTTTTGAAGAAATGAATACGTATGCGGGTGTAGGAGTTACGGTGATTAACAAGTTCTTGGATGAACTGCCGTGCTTTACGGACCATCGCTCTTGCCGTAGCGATGGCCTTGGTGTTTTTCCAAATGTATACAAATAG
- a CDS encoding alkyl/aryl-sulfatase, which yields MADSKINQSLPATPFTKKAQEAVYASLHFEDKQDFEDANRGYLAPIEAKVIKNEAGKVVWDIEKLGFLDQPAPDTVNPSLWRNSQLHAITGLFKVLEGVYQIRGQSIVTTFFIEGKEGVIVVDTLAGVESMQAAMELYYQHRPKKPVTAIIISQSHGDHFAGTEAALQYAKNPDIPIIAPQHFTKEALSENVLLGTIMARRAGYQFGKNLPVSTTGTISVGIGPVTNSGKFSFALPTVDIVNETQTMEIDGITFEFLLTPNTEAPAEMHFYIRDYKALFVSENANKTMHQIYTVRGAKTRDALLWANTLDKTIDLFEAEEIDALLMIHAWSVWGKENAIAHLKMQRDLYKYMHDQTVRLANHGYTMEEIAETIKLPDTLDKYWGNRGYYGTLKHNVKGIYNFYLGYYSAHPSDLDPLPQVEAAEKYVQYMGGASNILQQAKADFEKGEYRWVAQVLKHVVMADPTHTEAKNLLANAFEQLGYQAESANWRNMYLVGAEELRNGVNKDNSSVDVSGIITYMPISDFLTLLAVKLNGPKADGKKLTMNVTISDSDQSFVMYLENSVLVNKGNKHDTHPDVTIVTDRMNFFALMLGRLPLDQAMATGKIEVSGDATHIKGFLALLDDFDPFPAIVTP from the coding sequence ATGGCAGATTCGAAAATTAATCAGTCATTGCCGGCGACGCCTTTTACTAAAAAAGCACAGGAGGCCGTTTATGCCTCTCTCCATTTTGAAGACAAACAAGATTTCGAGGATGCAAATAGAGGCTACCTCGCTCCCATCGAAGCAAAAGTCATAAAAAATGAGGCTGGAAAGGTCGTTTGGGACATCGAAAAACTCGGGTTCCTTGATCAGCCAGCACCCGATACCGTAAATCCTAGCTTGTGGAGAAATTCTCAGTTGCATGCGATTACAGGGTTGTTCAAAGTACTAGAGGGCGTTTATCAAATTCGTGGACAATCTATCGTCACGACGTTTTTCATCGAAGGTAAAGAGGGAGTTATTGTTGTTGATACGTTAGCAGGGGTAGAATCTATGCAAGCCGCCATGGAGTTATATTATCAGCATCGTCCAAAAAAACCGGTTACCGCCATTATTATCAGCCAAAGTCACGGAGATCATTTTGCTGGTACCGAAGCAGCACTTCAGTATGCGAAGAATCCCGACATCCCGATTATCGCACCACAGCATTTTACAAAAGAAGCACTGAGCGAAAATGTGCTGCTTGGTACGATTATGGCTCGTCGTGCTGGGTATCAATTTGGTAAAAATCTACCCGTCAGCACTACTGGAACAATTTCTGTAGGGATTGGCCCTGTAACCAATTCGGGTAAGTTCAGCTTTGCACTGCCTACGGTTGATATCGTAAACGAGACACAGACCATGGAAATAGACGGAATCACCTTCGAATTTTTATTAACGCCAAATACAGAAGCACCTGCTGAAATGCATTTCTATATCCGCGATTACAAAGCATTGTTTGTCTCGGAAAATGCCAATAAAACCATGCATCAAATCTACACCGTTAGAGGAGCAAAAACGCGAGATGCTTTGCTATGGGCAAACACCCTGGATAAGACGATTGACTTGTTTGAGGCAGAAGAAATTGATGCCCTGTTAATGATCCATGCTTGGTCAGTATGGGGCAAAGAAAACGCCATTGCGCATCTGAAAATGCAGCGTGATCTGTATAAATACATGCACGATCAAACGGTGCGTTTAGCCAATCACGGATATACAATGGAGGAAATAGCAGAAACAATCAAGCTTCCCGACACCTTAGATAAATACTGGGGAAATCGAGGGTACTATGGAACGCTTAAGCATAACGTAAAAGGAATCTACAATTTTTATCTCGGCTACTACAGTGCGCATCCTTCTGATTTGGACCCGCTGCCACAGGTGGAAGCTGCCGAGAAATATGTTCAGTACATGGGTGGGGCAAGTAACATTTTGCAGCAGGCAAAAGCTGATTTTGAAAAAGGAGAGTATCGCTGGGTGGCGCAAGTACTCAAGCATGTGGTCATGGCTGATCCCACTCATACAGAAGCGAAGAATTTGCTGGCCAATGCGTTTGAACAATTGGGGTATCAAGCCGAATCCGCGAACTGGCGAAACATGTATTTGGTTGGGGCCGAAGAGCTGCGCAATGGGGTCAATAAGGACAACTCTTCAGTTGATGTATCGGGAATCATTACCTACATGCCCATTTCCGATTTCTTAACCCTGTTAGCCGTGAAACTTAACGGCCCAAAAGCAGATGGCAAAAAGCTCACGATGAATGTAACGATCTCAGATTCAGACCAATCGTTTGTGATGTATCTGGAAAATTCCGTTCTCGTGAACAAAGGAAATAAGCATGACACTCATCCAGATGTTACGATAGTTACGGATCGAATGAACTTCTTTGCATTGATGCTTGGTCGTCTACCACTCGATCAAGCTATGGCAACGGGAAAAATAGAAGTATCCGGTGACGCGACTCATATCAAAGGGTTTTTAGCATTATTGGATGACTTTGATCCATTTCCCGCTATTGTGACACCTTAA
- a CDS encoding PaaI family thioesterase codes for MSITERPKRIEAGFEQHIGMQLRRMEKGHMVVELPITPELLNAGNLLHGGVVASLLDHVIGLTIRTHTGHRLVTVNLNIHYLASAKEGDLIVGTAKIRHIGKSLATGEGEVRNGTGKLLAIASATFKQLPNNLNEVKE; via the coding sequence ATGTCCATTACAGAACGCCCAAAAAGGATAGAAGCAGGATTCGAGCAACATATTGGCATGCAACTTAGGCGTATGGAAAAAGGTCATATGGTAGTTGAGCTGCCCATTACGCCTGAATTGTTGAATGCCGGAAATTTGTTGCACGGAGGTGTCGTAGCGAGCTTGCTCGACCACGTGATTGGTTTGACAATCCGCACGCATACGGGGCATCGCTTGGTCACGGTCAATTTAAACATTCATTATTTGGCCTCTGCCAAAGAGGGTGATCTCATCGTCGGAACAGCAAAAATCCGCCATATAGGCAAAAGTCTTGCAACAGGCGAGGGAGAAGTACGAAACGGTACAGGCAAACTTCTGGCGATAGCCAGCGCTACCTTTAAACAGTTACCAAACAATCTGAATGAGGTGAAAGAATGA
- a CDS encoding CaiB/BaiF CoA transferase family protein, whose product MSLLRGYKVLDFSTLLPGPFATTMLADLGAEVLRVESFTRPDSIRQGKQVDGGVTAAHGYLNRSKSSIALDLKKQEAVEIVKELVKEYDIVLEQFRPGVMERLGLGFETLRAINPRLIYCSITGYGQNGPYQNRPGHDNNYLSIAGINDYSRRKGSPPSPHGFHIADIAGGSLHSVIGMLAALLHRERTGEGQYIDVSMTDAAFVLNTIHGAGYLACGVEPQAEAMRLNGGNFYDYYETKDGRYFSVGSIEPQFRKLLCEAIGGQDLLPLSFSESPDDVQAFKDYVRNAFRAKTFAEWTAIFQEMEACVEPVLTFAEACEHPQLKAREMIVDVPKPDGTTQRQFGFPIKFSAAQPEYKHIGSKLGEHSILLLKTLGYTDEQISVLKEKEVFV is encoded by the coding sequence ATGAGCTTGTTACGAGGCTATAAAGTGCTAGATTTCTCGACTTTACTGCCGGGGCCTTTTGCCACGACTATGCTGGCAGATCTGGGAGCAGAAGTTCTTCGCGTGGAATCGTTCACCCGACCTGACAGTATCAGACAAGGCAAGCAAGTAGATGGGGGAGTAACGGCAGCCCATGGCTATTTGAATCGCTCGAAATCTTCTATCGCACTGGATCTGAAAAAGCAAGAGGCCGTAGAAATCGTGAAAGAGCTCGTGAAAGAATACGACATTGTCCTTGAGCAGTTCCGTCCAGGGGTCATGGAGCGACTCGGTCTTGGATTTGAGACGCTGCGAGCGATTAACCCACGACTAATCTACTGTTCCATCACCGGATATGGTCAAAATGGACCGTACCAAAATCGACCTGGGCATGACAACAACTACTTGTCCATTGCAGGAATCAATGATTACTCCCGGCGCAAAGGATCGCCTCCGTCTCCGCATGGTTTTCATATCGCTGATATTGCGGGTGGTTCGCTTCATTCCGTGATCGGGATGCTGGCAGCTTTACTGCATCGCGAGCGGACGGGTGAAGGTCAATACATTGATGTCAGCATGACGGATGCTGCATTCGTACTCAATACGATCCATGGTGCTGGTTATCTTGCGTGCGGAGTGGAGCCTCAGGCAGAGGCAATGCGGTTAAACGGTGGGAACTTTTACGACTACTATGAAACAAAAGATGGGCGGTATTTTTCTGTAGGAAGTATCGAACCCCAATTCCGCAAGCTGTTGTGCGAGGCAATAGGAGGCCAGGATCTGTTGCCATTGTCTTTCAGCGAATCTCCAGATGATGTCCAAGCTTTCAAAGATTATGTTCGTAACGCGTTTCGAGCGAAAACCTTCGCTGAATGGACAGCTATTTTTCAGGAGATGGAAGCGTGTGTTGAACCGGTACTCACTTTTGCAGAAGCGTGCGAGCATCCGCAATTGAAGGCGCGTGAGATGATTGTGGATGTACCGAAACCGGACGGAACAACACAGAGACAATTTGGTTTTCCAATCAAATTTTCCGCAGCCCAGCCAGAATATAAGCATATCGGAAGCAAACTCGGTGAGCATTCTATTCTGCTACTGAAAACTCTGGGGTATACCGACGAACAAATTTCAGTGCTTAAGGAAAAAGAGGTATTTGTATAG
- a CDS encoding lipid-transfer protein encodes MSRKTKVIGVYMVPFTKPGSHEPYEVMASKAVKGAIEDAGIHYSDIQQAYASYVYGDSTCGQRALYTVGMTGIPIINVNNNCSSGSTALFLARQAVESGMVDCALAVGFEEMKPGALASVWTDRTPPLGWAQNRLKELWPDVPDSTSNAIKFFGAAGKEYLEKYGANPDIFAKVSVKTRSHAIQNPYSLFHKPLTVEEVLNAPVLMPNLTRLMACPPTCGAAAAIVCSEAFAIKHGITNAVEIVGQALTTDTDVTHESLLNLVGADMTRRAADQVYEMAGIGPDEVNVVELHDCFTPNEVITYEGLGLCEEGGAEKFIRDGHNTYGGTYVVNPSGGLMSKGHPLGATGLAQCTELVWQLRGQADKRQVEGARVALQHNLGLGGACVVTMYRIG; translated from the coding sequence ATGAGTCGAAAAACAAAAGTCATCGGAGTATATATGGTACCGTTTACAAAGCCTGGCTCGCATGAACCGTATGAAGTGATGGCATCCAAAGCAGTCAAAGGTGCAATAGAAGATGCGGGTATTCACTATTCTGACATCCAACAAGCTTATGCGAGCTACGTATATGGAGACAGTACATGTGGTCAACGAGCTTTGTATACGGTCGGGATGACAGGGATTCCGATCATTAACGTCAATAATAACTGCTCTTCCGGTTCTACTGCGCTATTTTTGGCGAGGCAAGCAGTCGAATCGGGTATGGTAGATTGCGCATTGGCAGTTGGTTTTGAAGAAATGAAACCAGGCGCATTGGCAAGTGTCTGGACAGATCGGACTCCTCCGTTAGGGTGGGCACAAAATCGCTTGAAAGAGCTGTGGCCAGACGTGCCGGATTCCACTTCGAACGCGATTAAGTTTTTTGGAGCAGCAGGAAAGGAATACCTTGAAAAGTACGGAGCCAACCCAGATATTTTTGCCAAAGTATCTGTGAAAACGAGAAGTCATGCCATTCAGAATCCTTATTCGCTTTTTCATAAGCCGCTGACGGTGGAAGAGGTATTGAACGCTCCAGTCTTAATGCCGAATTTGACACGGCTGATGGCTTGCCCCCCAACCTGCGGAGCTGCGGCAGCGATTGTGTGCAGTGAGGCCTTCGCGATCAAGCACGGGATTACCAATGCTGTAGAAATTGTGGGGCAGGCGCTCACAACAGACACCGATGTGACACATGAGTCTCTCCTCAATCTAGTTGGAGCTGATATGACCCGCCGGGCAGCAGATCAAGTCTATGAAATGGCCGGGATCGGTCCCGATGAGGTCAACGTAGTAGAGCTCCACGACTGCTTTACTCCCAATGAGGTTATTACCTACGAAGGCTTGGGACTGTGTGAAGAAGGCGGGGCCGAAAAGTTCATCCGCGATGGACATAACACATACGGTGGAACCTACGTTGTCAATCCATCAGGCGGTTTAATGTCAAAAGGTCATCCATTGGGAGCAACTGGTCTGGCACAATGCACCGAGCTAGTTTGGCAGTTGCGTGGCCAGGCGGACAAGCGGCAGGTCGAGGGTGCGCGTGTCGCTCTCCAGCATAACCTGGGCCTTGGCGGGGCGTGTGTCGTTACGATGTATCGTATCGGCTAA
- a CDS encoding acyl-CoA dehydrogenase family protein produces MSQTIPASKPATFDLFKRNRPFLTQEHEMFRSSLRKFLEREAVPNIEKWEEEQYTPREFYQKMGEQGFLCPQVAPEYGGLGLDFGFNMVLAEELSRVGVGGLASMSSSIIVPYLERYGTEEQKKKYLPKCVSGEITTAIGMTEPGIGSDLAGMRTTAVRDGDHYIINGQKTFISNGINAGLFFICVKTDPTATLAHKGISILLVEDGTPGFSCGRKLKKLGQHSTDTAELVFEDARVPVSNLLGEEGKGFYYLMDKLQQERIMIAIGALVVAEEMLKTTMTYVKERHAFGKPISSFQNTQFEMAEMATEISMAQTFVDDLTYRHMNGENVSTQVSMAKWSITEMARRMSVRCLQLHGGYGFMEEYAIARRYRDVAVMPIYGGTTEIMKNIIAKNLGM; encoded by the coding sequence ATGTCACAAACCATTCCGGCATCGAAGCCAGCGACATTTGATTTATTTAAAAGAAATCGCCCTTTTCTTACACAAGAGCACGAGATGTTTCGCAGCTCTCTACGCAAGTTTCTCGAGAGGGAAGCCGTACCGAACATTGAGAAGTGGGAGGAAGAGCAATACACCCCACGTGAGTTTTATCAAAAAATGGGCGAGCAAGGGTTTCTATGCCCGCAAGTTGCACCTGAGTACGGCGGACTTGGACTCGATTTTGGTTTTAACATGGTTTTGGCCGAAGAATTGAGTCGGGTTGGAGTAGGCGGCTTGGCAAGTATGAGCAGTTCCATCATCGTTCCCTATTTGGAACGCTATGGCACCGAGGAGCAGAAGAAAAAGTACTTGCCCAAATGCGTATCTGGTGAGATTACGACAGCGATCGGCATGACGGAACCAGGCATCGGCTCCGACTTGGCGGGAATGCGGACAACTGCCGTGCGAGATGGAGACCACTATATCATCAATGGACAAAAAACATTTATCTCTAATGGAATCAATGCAGGGCTATTCTTCATTTGCGTCAAGACAGACCCAACAGCTACACTTGCTCATAAAGGGATCAGCATCCTTTTAGTTGAGGACGGTACACCGGGTTTTTCTTGTGGTCGCAAATTGAAGAAATTGGGGCAGCATTCTACGGATACGGCAGAGCTGGTTTTTGAGGATGCACGTGTCCCTGTATCCAATCTGCTTGGTGAGGAAGGCAAGGGCTTCTACTACCTGATGGATAAGCTGCAACAAGAGCGGATTATGATCGCAATTGGCGCGTTAGTTGTGGCTGAAGAGATGCTCAAGACGACCATGACTTACGTAAAAGAGCGACACGCTTTCGGTAAACCAATCAGTTCCTTTCAAAATACACAATTCGAGATGGCGGAGATGGCTACGGAAATTTCCATGGCTCAGACCTTTGTCGATGATCTGACCTACCGGCATATGAATGGCGAAAATGTATCGACGCAAGTCTCCATGGCGAAGTGGTCGATCACCGAAATGGCACGACGTATGTCCGTTAGATGCTTGCAGCTTCATGGAGGATACGGCTTCATGGAAGAATACGCCATTGCTCGTCGATACCGTGATGTCGCTGTCATGCCGATCTACGGTGGTACGACAGAAATTATGAAAAACATTATCGCAAAAAATCTCGGGATGTAG
- a CDS encoding FAS1-like dehydratase domain-containing protein, with translation MYALDNNQSIDVEDGFIPPTFPTVIEFWGSQTSVSMNLGLKIEKVLRGGQEYEYLGKIRIGDDITVYGEVEDVYTKAAMNFVVIKKEFVNQHGETVVVGRSTIIERH, from the coding sequence TTGTACGCCCTTGATAATAATCAGTCCATTGACGTTGAGGACGGGTTCATTCCCCCAACGTTTCCCACTGTCATCGAATTTTGGGGTTCTCAAACGTCCGTCTCAATGAATTTGGGTCTGAAAATTGAAAAAGTTCTCCGCGGTGGACAAGAATATGAGTACTTAGGCAAAATCCGAATCGGGGATGACATAACGGTTTATGGAGAAGTCGAGGACGTATACACAAAAGCGGCCATGAACTTCGTCGTCATCAAAAAAGAGTTCGTCAATCAACATGGTGAAACCGTTGTCGTTGGACGTTCGACCATCATCGAAAGACATTAG
- a CDS encoding MaoC/PaaZ C-terminal domain-containing protein, which produces MTHSQLVRYAGASGDFNPIHTVVPVAEKAGLGGVIAHGMMIMGFVGQAIHTWFHADDLLKFSVRFRGMTRPGEKIIVKGSVVAEKEDRWLCEAEVVNEAGEVKVSAQFEVRKG; this is translated from the coding sequence ATAACGCATAGCCAGCTCGTCCGATATGCCGGAGCCTCAGGTGACTTCAATCCTATTCACACGGTAGTGCCCGTTGCCGAAAAAGCGGGGCTTGGTGGCGTCATCGCACACGGCATGATGATCATGGGTTTTGTCGGGCAAGCAATCCATACGTGGTTTCATGCAGATGATCTCTTGAAGTTCTCCGTTCGGTTTCGAGGCATGACGCGACCGGGAGAAAAAATCATCGTAAAAGGCTCCGTTGTAGCTGAAAAGGAAGATCGTTGGCTATGTGAAGCAGAAGTCGTCAATGAAGCAGGAGAAGTGAAGGTCAGTGCCCAGTTTGAAGTTAGAAAAGGATAA
- a CDS encoding acyl-CoA dehydrogenase family protein, with protein sequence MISFQVSEEIKEVISAIYRFVEVEIDPLRKKYQKELENERYFYDENGLLSPGVQEALKQVRLKSAEAGFYTMFGESELGGSGDDFGPISVALIYEAIMKKYGLDPLVMEMFPAGLFTGGLTPALLGMHPDTKAELLPGISRGEITLCFGLSEPDAGSDVWAIKTKAVKDGEHWVLNGTKQWITNAHYAKYGIIFAITDPELVEKRKGGITCFLVPFDGKTCVATSSIPYMGHLGSRIGIISIENARVHEKYIIGELNQGFGKALHGVDVGRVVMAATCVGAAQWALDKAIQYANERKTFGVTIGNHQAIQMMLADCAMEIYAARNMLLHCAWKMENQEKLPLKEISMIKAYCTEMLQKVVDRCIQIHGGMGLTNEMKLEKVWRWARTLRIPDGTTEIQKRTIARRLLQGDQSFQ encoded by the coding sequence ATGATCAGTTTTCAGGTTTCAGAGGAAATCAAAGAGGTAATCTCCGCGATTTATCGATTCGTTGAAGTAGAAATTGACCCTCTTCGCAAGAAATATCAAAAAGAGCTGGAAAATGAAAGATATTTTTATGACGAGAATGGCTTGCTTTCACCTGGGGTACAAGAAGCGCTGAAACAAGTTCGCTTAAAATCAGCAGAAGCCGGATTCTATACGATGTTTGGTGAGTCAGAGCTGGGGGGATCGGGAGATGATTTTGGCCCGATTTCTGTCGCTCTGATATATGAAGCTATCATGAAAAAATACGGTCTGGACCCGTTAGTCATGGAAATGTTCCCAGCGGGTCTGTTTACAGGCGGACTCACACCAGCACTGTTGGGGATGCACCCTGATACCAAAGCCGAGTTATTGCCCGGTATCTCTAGAGGCGAAATTACGTTATGTTTCGGACTGAGTGAACCAGACGCAGGCTCTGATGTATGGGCGATAAAGACCAAAGCCGTGAAGGATGGGGAACACTGGGTTCTGAATGGGACGAAGCAGTGGATTACCAATGCGCATTACGCCAAATACGGGATCATTTTCGCCATCACCGATCCCGAACTAGTGGAAAAAAGAAAGGGCGGAATTACCTGCTTCCTTGTCCCGTTTGACGGAAAAACATGTGTAGCAACCTCATCCATTCCGTATATGGGACACCTGGGCTCGCGGATCGGGATCATTTCCATAGAAAACGCGCGGGTTCATGAAAAATATATCATCGGCGAATTGAATCAAGGTTTCGGTAAAGCCTTGCACGGCGTTGATGTGGGAAGGGTAGTTATGGCAGCGACATGTGTAGGTGCGGCACAGTGGGCGCTGGACAAAGCGATCCAATACGCAAATGAACGCAAGACCTTCGGCGTCACAATAGGGAACCATCAGGCGATACAAATGATGCTCGCTGATTGCGCGATGGAGATCTATGCCGCACGTAATATGCTGCTGCATTGCGCGTGGAAAATGGAAAATCAAGAAAAGCTCCCGCTCAAGGAAATCTCGATGATCAAAGCTTATTGTACGGAAATGTTGCAGAAAGTTGTCGACCGATGCATACAAATCCACGGGGGCATGGGCTTAACGAATGAAATGAAGCTGGAAAAAGTATGGAGATGGGCAAGAACCTTGCGAATTCCTGACGGTACGACGGAAATCCAAAAGCGTACGATTGCCCGACGCTTGCTCCAAGGCGATCAAAGCTTTCAGTAG